Part of the Sinorhizobium sp. BG8 genome, TGCCCGTCGAGCAACTGCAGAGCCTCGTCTACGACGTTGCGAAGCTCGACGCCCTGCCTGTTGGCAATCTGATAGGCGATCTGCGAGTACTCCAGGAGACTGTCTACCAGGCGCTGCATCCGAAGCGCACTCTTCCGTACATAGTCGGCATGCTGCTGCAGCTCGTCCGTCTCCCCGCTGAGAATGTCCTCGGCAATCATGTCTGAGAACATCGCGATGTGCCGCAACGGTGCCTTGAGGTCATGGGAAACGGTAGCCGTGAACTGGTTGAGAGCCTCGTTCTTGCGCTGCAGTTCGATTGTCTGTTCTTCGACGCGCCTTTGCTGCTTCTTGATATCGGATATATCCCGCCCGACAGAGACGACCTCCGCCACCTTCCGACCGTCGAACACAGCGACCAACGTCCAGTGTATCCAGCATATCGACCCGTCACGCTGCACGTGCGGCGTCTCGTTCGTCCTGATCGGCTCATCCGGCGTCAAGCCTGCGAGATCATCGATTGTCTTCTGGCGGATTTCCTCGGGGACATGATCGAGCACGTCAGCGCCTATGAGTGCATCGGCGGTCGTTCCGAAGAAGCTGGCATATTTGTCATTGACGAACAGTACCGTTCGGTCGGGGCTGAGACGGCAGACCAGGTCCGGCACGTTCTGCAGGAGCGCATGATACTCCCGACGCTGGCGCTCCAGCGCTATGGCCGCCTGCTGCAGTTCAGTCACGTCGACCCGGAGCGACACGATATTCCCGTCGCTTGCCCTGCGATCCTCGGCGCGAATCCAACGGGTCTCTCCATAAGGAAATATCCGGGTATGACTGGCGGGGTTGCGAAAATCGGCAAGTCGTTGCGCCAGCCAGGCTGCTGCCTCCTCGGAGCCTGGAGCGATATCGCGGTATCCGCCTGTCTCGTAGGCCAGCTGGAAGATGTCCTGCGCGGTCATCCCCTTCCTCAGCGTAGCGCCGGCCTTGCCGCTTAGCTCCCGGTACGCTGAATTGAACAGGATCAGTCGCTCCTCCCTGTCGAAGATGGCGAAACCCTCCGAGATCGTCTCCAGCGCGGCATGGAGCATGTCGCGCGCTTCCTGGCGTTCGCGTTCGAGTTCGAGAACGCCCGACATGTCGTTGATGACGCCGATAAAGCCGTCATGCCCTCGCGGGCATCGGTGACGAGCGTCGATCGCATCTGCCCGGTGAAGGTGCTGCCATCCCGGCGCAGGAACCGATAGACGGAATCGACAGAGGCGGCCGTTATGTTCTCACGCGCCCGCTTGGTGATGCAGGACTGATATTCCTCGTCCGTCGCAAACAAGAGCCGTGCAGGCTGGCCGGTCATCTCCTCCGCCGAATGCAGAAACATGCGCGTGGCGGCGGTGTTCGCCCCACGGATCAGCTTGGAAGAGTCAACGAGAAAGACGGCGCCGGGGAAATCCTCGAAAAGCGCCCTGACGAAATGTTCCTGGAGAAACGCCATGCTCCCTCGCCTGCACATGACGTGTTTTCGCATGCGCTTACGACAATAGTCTTACAGGGAAACATGCAATCGTAACAGATATGTTGATAACTCGACCCGCATTGCAGGCGTCGGTCAAGCGAGGGCCGGAAAGTGCTGATGAAGCACGTCTGGAGCGCGGCATTCCTACTCGGCGCGCACCACGGCATCGCCACGAGCGGCAAGCGCGGCGAGATCGGCAGGCTTCAGCTCGACGGATTCGCCGCAACCACAAGCCGACGTCTGGTTCGGGTTCTGGAACGTGAAGCCGGAGCGAAGCGTCGTCACCTCGAAGTCCATCTCAGTCCCGAGCAGGTAGAGGACAGCTTCCGGCGCTACCCAGACCTTGGCACCGTCGCGCTCGATCAGGTCATCCTTGGGGTTCGGTTCGGTTACGAGGTCCACGGAGTATTCCATGCCTGCGCATCCGCCCTTCTTGATTCCGACGCGGATGCCCGCCGCGCCCGGGCCGGCGTTCTCCACGATCGCGTTGACGCGGTCTGCGGCCGCCGCGGTAAGTGACATGACTGCAAAGCCCACTGGGCATTCTCCTTCGCCAGGCGGGTTCAAGGCCCGATGGTTCATGAATCAGAATGTAATAAGGCGACCTTAAGGGATCAATACCACCCGACGGCGACCTGGGCCTCTTCCGACATACGGTCAGGCGTCCACGGCGGATCGAAAACCATCCTGACCTCGACGCCCGAGACACCTTCTACGGCACCGACGGCGTTTTCCACCCAGCCCGGCATCTCGCCCGCAACCGGGCAACCGGGAGCCGTCAGCGTCATGTCGATCTTGACCATGCGATCGTCTTCAATGTCGATCTTGTAGATCAGGCCGAGCTCGAAGATGTCCGCCGGGATTTCCGGATCGTACACCGTCTTCAACGCGCCGATGATGTCGTCGCTGAGACGTGCCAGTTCCTCGGCGGGAATCGCGGAATTGACGATGCCTTCGCGGGCGTCGACCTTCTCTTCCGTGGCTTCGAGTGACATGGGGCTACTCCTCAGGCGAAGAACTTGCGGGCATGGTCGAGTGCGTCGGCCAGGACGTCGATCTCGGCTCGCGTATTGTACATACCGAACGATGCCCGGCATGTGGAGGTGACGCCGAAGCGTTTCAAGAGCGGCTGAGCGCAATGGGTGCCGGCACGCACCGCGACCCCTGCCCGGTCGATCACCATCGAGACGTCGTGGGCGTGAATGCCCTCGAGTTCGAATGCGAAGATCGAGCCCTTGCCCGGCGCAGTACCGAAGATGCGCAGGGAGTTGATCGACGACAGTCGCTCATGGGCATAGGAAGCGAGATCTGCCTCATGCGCAGCGATCGCCGCCCGGCCGACCGACTCCATGTAATCAAGCGCGTAGCCGAGCCCGATCGCCTGGACGATCGGCGGCGTACCCGCCTCGAAGCGGTGCGGGGGATCGTTATACGTGACGATGTCTTCCGTGACCTCGAAGATCATCTCTCCGCCGCCTTGGAAGGGTCGCATCTCCTTGAGCCGATCGCTCTTGCCGTAGAGCACACCGATACCCGAGGGACCATAGAGCTTGTGGCCGGTCATCACATACCAGTCGCAATCGATGTCCTGGACATCGACCGGCATGTGCACGGCGCCCTGCGAACCATCAACCAAGACCGGAATGCCGCGCTCGCGTGCGATCCGGCATATCTCCTTGACGGGAACGATAGTGCCGAGCGCGTTCGACATGTGGGTGATGGCGATCAGCTTGGTCCGATCAGTGAGGCATTTTACGAAGTCTTCGACATGGAAGGCGCCCTGATCGTCAATTGGTGCCCAAACGAGCTTGGCGCCTTGGCGTTCGCGGATGAAATGCCATGGCACGATGTTCGAGTGGTGCTCCATGATTGAGATCACGATCTCGTCGCCTTCGCCGATCTTGGGCATGCCGTACCCGTGGGCGACCGTATTGATCGCCTCGGTGGAGGACTTGGTGAAGACGATGTTGTCGACCGAGGGCGCGTTCAGGAAGCGGCGCACCTTTTCGCGCGCCCCTTCATAGGCCTCGGTCGCGGCATTCGAGAGGAAGTGCAGGCCGCGATGGACGTTCGCGTACTCGTTGGAATAGGCGTTGGAGATCGCGTCGATCACCACTTTCGGCTTCTGCGCCGATGCGCCGTTGTCGAGGTACACAAGCGGTTTGCCGTAGACAGTGCGCGACAGGATTGGAAAATCCCGCCGGATCGCTTCCACGTCATAACCCTTCGCGGCCGGCGTCGTATCCATCTCAGGCATGCCTTTCCAGCCAGGCCGAAATCAGCGCTTCCAGCACTTCGACGAGCGGCTCGTCTTCCAGTTCCTCGACGATTTCCGCAACGAACGCATTGACCAGCATGGCCCTTGCGATGTTTTCCGGAATTCCGCGGGCCTGGAGGTAGAAGAGCTGCGTGTGATCGATATCGATCACCGTGGCACCATGACCGCACTGAACGTCGTCGGCGAAGATTTCCAGTTCCGGCTTGGACGAGAATTCCGCCTCGTCCGACAGAAGCAACGTGTTGCACGACATCTTTGCGTCAGTCTTCTGCGCGTCGGGCGCCACACGGATCTGGCCCTGGAACACGCCCTTGGCACGATCGAAGACCACATTGCGGATGATTTCGGTCGACGTCGTGTGAGGAACGTCGTGGCCCACCGTGAAGGTGACATCCGTATGGGACTCGCCGCCGAGAAGATTGATGCCACGAAGCGTCAGGTCGGACCCTTCGCCCGAGACGACCACATGCGCTTCCTGGCGCACCAGCTTGCCGCCGGCGTTGACGATGAAAAGCCGGAGCTTGGTGTTGGCTCCGAGTTCCACCTTGAACTGGCCAAGATGCGTATCGGCGCTGCTCTGCTGCTGCACGATGATCCACGTGATCTCCGCGCCATCCTCCAGCTTGATGTCGCTGACGGACGTGACCAGCCCTGCCGACTCGCCCGCGGCGAGGTGCCGCTCGATCACCGTCAGCTTGCTGCCCGCGCCGAAGTGGACGGGAAAACGCGTGTGGGTCTGGCCTGAATCCTGCACGGCCTGGATTTCGACCGGCGTGTCACGCTCCGTGCCCGCCGGGAAGACCACCGTATAGCCATCATGCACGAAGGCGCCGTTGATCCGCCCGATCGCGTCGTCAGCACCATGCGCCAGGAGCAACGGAGCCGCAGATCCGTCGCCGAGCGCATCCTTGAAGGGGCGGACGTCAAAGCCCGGATAGGAGACCTTCGGATCGGACGTCCCGTTGACAACCGCAAGAACCGCGGATCCATCGACGAGCGCCGGCATCCGCACGGCACCGGTGGTCGGGTTCGTTTCCGGAACCGTCCGCATAAGCGTTTTCAGATCCGTGTAGTGCCAGGCCTCGTTACGGCGCGTCGGCAACCCGGTGGACTTCAGATCGCTCAGCAGCACGTCCCGCGCGGCAATGACTGCACCGTCGCCGGGAAGGTCGCCGATCTTCTCGTTGTAGGCTTCAACCAGCGCCGCCTCGGCGGCCGTCAGTTTGATCCCTGCTTGCATATTCATGGAGGCGTCTCCTTCTCGATGCCTCAGGCGGCCGCGTCGATGATATCGGCATAGCCGTTGGCTTCGAGGTCATGGGCGAGCGTCTTGTCGCCGGACTTGATGACCTGCCCCTTGTAGAGGACATGAACCGTGTCCGGCACGATGTAGTCGAGCAGCCGCTGGTAGTGTGTGATGACGATGATCGCACGATCCGGCGAACGCAACGCGTTCACTCCGTCGGCAACGATCTTCAGCGCATCGATGTCCAGGCCAGAATCGGTTTCATCGAGAATGCAGAGCTTGGGCTCGAGCAGTGACATCTGCAGGATTTCCGCACGCTTCTTTTCGCCGCCGGAGAAGCCGACGTTGAGCGGGCGGCGCAGCATTTCTGGTTCGATCTTGAGCTCGGCGGCAGCTTCCTTGACGCGGCGCATGAAGTCCGGCGTCGTCAGTTCGTCCTCGCCGCGCGCCTTGCGCTGCTCGTTCATCGCGACCTTGAGAAACTGCATGGTGGCAACGCCCGGGATCTCGACCGGGTACTGGAAGGCAAGGAAGATGCCCTTGGCGGCACGCTCGGACGGGTCGAGCTCGAGAATGCTCTCGCCGTTGTAGAGGATGTCGCCGTCGGTGACTTCGTAGTCCTCGCGTCCGGACAGGATGTAGGAAAGCGTCGACTTGCCGGAGCCGTTCGGGCCCATGATGGCGGCGACCTCGCCTGCCTTCACGGTCAGGTTCAGGCCGCGGATGATTTCGGTGCCGTCTTCGGCGATACGTGCGTGCAGGTTCTTGATTTCAAGCATGATAATTTCATCCTCAACAGGATCGAATGGGACATGGCGCGCGGAACATGGCCGCGCTGCGGTGTTTCAAAACGGGTTCAGCCGACCGAGCCTTCCAGCGAGATGCCGATCAGCTTCTGCGCCTCCACGGCGAATTCCATCGGCAGTTCCTGGATCACTTCCTTGACGAAGCCGTTGACGATCAGCGCGATCGCCGCTTCCTCTGGAATGCCGCGCTGCAGGCAGTAGAACAGCTGGTCTTCCGAAATTTTCGAAGTGGTCGCCTCGTGCTCGAACTGCGCGGTCGCGTTCCTCGCCTCGATGTAAGGCACCGTGTGCGCCCCGCACTTGTCACCGATCAGCAGCGAATCGCACTGGGTGAAGTTGCGTGCATTCTCCGCCCTGCGGTGCGTCGAGACCTGGCCACGGTAGGTATTCTGCGAAAAGCCCGCGGCGATGCCCTTGGAGATGATGCGGCTCGAAGTGTTCTTGCCGAGGTGGATCATCTTCGTGCCGCTGTCGATCTGCTGATGGCCGTTCGAGACGGCGATCGAGTAGAATTCGCCGCGCGAATTGTCACCACGCAGGATGCAGGAGGGATACTTCCAGGTGATGGCCGAGCCCGTCTCGACCTGCGTCCATGAGATCTTCGAGTTCTTGCCGCGGCAATCGCCACGCTTGGTAACGAAGTTGTAGATGCCGCCCTTGCCTTCCTTGTCGCCCGGATACCAGTTCTGGACGGTGGAATACTTGATCTCGGCATCATCGAGGGCCACGAGCTCGACCACGGCAGCGTGAAGCTGATTCTCGTCGCGCTGCGGCGCGGTGCAGCCTTCGAGGTAGGAGACGTAGGCGCCTTCCTCGGCGATGATGAGCGTGCGCTCGAACTGGCCGGTGTTCTTCTCGTTGATGCGGAAATAGGTCGACAGCTCCATCGGGCAGCGAACACCCTTCGGCACGAAGACGAAGGAACCGTCGGTAAAGACCGCGGAGTTGAGCGTCGCATAGAAGTTGTCGGTCGTCGGCACCACGGTGCCGAGATACTTCTTAACGAGATCGGGATATTCGCGGATCGCCTCTGAAATCGACATGAAGATCACGCCGACCTTCTTCAGTTCTTCCTTGAAGGTCGTGACAACCGAGACGCTGTCGAAGACCGCGTCGACAGCGATCTTGGACGTCTGCACGCCCGCAAGGATCTCTTGCTCGCGCAGCGGAATCCCGAGCTTCTCATAGGTACGCAACAGCTCCGGGTCGACCTCGTCGATCGACTTGGGGCCGGTCTGGTTCTTCGGAGCCGCGTAGTAGTAGAGATCGTTGAAGTCGATCTTCGGATACTCCACGCGTGCCCAGGTCGGCTCCTCGAGGGTCAGCCAACGGCGATAGGCTTCCAGACGCCACTCAAGCATCCATTCCGGTTCGTTCTTCTTGGCGGAGATGAAGCGGATGATATCTTCGGAAAGGCCTTTGGGCGCCTTGTCCATCTCGATGGTGGTTTCGAAGCCGTACTTGTACTGGTCCACGTCAATCTGACGGACCTGATCGATCGTTTCCTGCACCGCAGGCATGTCGTTCTCCAATCTCGCCGGATCCAAGGTCCGACAGCTTGTCAACGTAATGGCGGGTTGCTCCGCCGGTTATGTAGGCGCCAAAGGCGCATTTTCACACCTCTTGGCAAGCGAAAACTTGTGTTTCCGCAATTTTCCGATCAGGCCGCCGCGACGCCCTGCCGCCGCCTCGAAACCACGCGTTCGAAGGCAGAGAGGAAATGGTCGATATCCGCTTCAGCGGTGTCCGTGCCAAGCGAAACGCGAAGGCCGCCGAGGCCCGCATCGAACCCCATTGCCGTCAGTACATGGCTTTCGCCGACCTTACCCGAGGAGCAGGCCGATCCCGCGGAGATCGCGACACCTTCCAGATCGAACGCGATCTGCCCGGTCTCGGATTTGAGACCCGGGAGGCTGAAGAAGCAGGTGTTCGCCAGTCGCTCCTGTGCCCGGCCATGGATCGTCATTCCGGGCGCCAGCTCAACCATGCGCTCCTCCATGCGGGCGCGCAACGTCTCCAGGCGCTCGCTTCGCATTTCGATGTCGGCGCAAGCGAATTTTGCCGCCGCTCCGAAACCGGCGATCGCAGGTAGGTTTTCCGTCCCCGAGCGATGGCCTTTCTCTTGGCCGCCACCTCGGATCAGGGGCGCGGGCATCAGCACCTCCCCGCGCGATACCAGGGCACCGGCACCCTTCGGTCCGCCGAGCTTGTGTGCGGACAGGATCAGGAAGTCGGCACCGAGTTCGGCAATCGACAGCTTCATGCGGCCGGCGGCCTGAACGGCGTCGACCAGCAGCAGGCCACCGTGACGGTGAACCAGTTCCGCCACGTCCCGCACGGGCTGCACGATACCGGTTTCGTTGTTCGCCAGCATCACCGCCACCAGCGGCAGTCCGGTTTCCCGGTCGTGGACTTCGAGTGCACGCGAGAGGGCCGCGACGTCAAGCACTCCATCCGATGTGACCGGAATCTCGGAAACATCGCCCTTCGCAAATCGGCCGCCCTCGCGCACAGCCGGATGCTCGATCGCCGACACGTAGAGCAGCGACATCTTCAAAGGCGTCCGGCCCATGCGGAAATCGGGGGTCAGCACCAGGTTCGCCGCCTCGGTCGCGCCACTGGTGAAGACGACGTTCGCCGGCTCCGCCTGGACAAGGGCCGCAACATCCCTGCGCGCGGCCTCGATGATCGTCCGAGCCGCACGGCCTTCGCCGTGAACCGACGACGGGTTTCCGACTAGATCGAGAGCGGCAAGTATGGCTTCGCGCGCCACCGGCAAAATCGGTGCCGTCGCGTTCCAATCCAGGTATGTCCGAGCCTTTCTCGACATGGGATCCATACGTCCGATCATGCTTCCGTCAGGGCGGCGTGCATTTTTCTTGAAATTTCCGCCGGGCTTGCCTTATGACACGAAACTCGCAGCGCAGACAGCGCACATTCAGTTTCGAACGGTTCTAAACTAGGTTCTAAGAAAGCTGACTGGTTTCGTCAAGACATCCAGAGCGAATGAATCGGTTTGCGGCCCGAAAACTTGCCGGAGTAAGAATGCCTGAAGTGATCTTCAACGGACCCGCAGGTCGCCTCGAAGGGCGGTATCAGCCGTCCAAGCAGAAGAATGCCCCCATCGCCATCATCCTGCACCCGCATCCGCAGTTTGGTGGGACGATGAACAATCAGATCGTCTATCAGCTGTTCTACATGTTCCAGAAGCGCGGCTTCACTACGCTTCGCTTCAATTTCCGTGGCATCGGCCGGAGCCAGGGCGAGTTCGACCATGGAGCGGGAGAGCTTTCGGATGCGGCGTCCGCGCTCGACTGGGTCCAGAGCCTTCATCCGGACTCCAAGAGCTGCTGGGTTGCCGGATACTCCTTCGGTGCATGGATCGGCATGCAGCTTCTGATGCGTCGGCCGGAGATCGAAGGTTTCATTTCGGTGGCACCGCAGCCGAACATCTACGACTTCTCGTTCCTCGCGCCCTGCCCTTCGTCCGGCCTGATCATCAACGGCGACGCCGACAAGGTCGCGCCGGAAAAGGATGTCAACGGCCTCGTCGAAAAGCTGAAGGCACAGAAGGGTATCCTGATCACCCACAGGACCGTGCCGGGTGCCAACCACTTCTTCAACGGCCAGGTCGAGACGCTGATCGCCGAGTGCGAGGATTATCTCGATCGCCGGCTTGCCGGGGAACTCACGCCCGAGCCGGCAGCGAAGCGCATCCGCTGAACGCTTCAAGGT contains:
- a CDS encoding ATP-binding protein, with the translated sequence MSGVLELERERQEARDMLHAALETISEGFAIFDREERLILFNSAYRELSGKAGATLRKGMTAQDIFQLAYETGGYRDIAPGSEEAAAWLAQRLADFRNPASHTRIFPYGETRWIRAEDRRASDGNIVSLRVDVTELQQAAIALERQRREYHALLQNVPDLVCRLSPDRTVLFVNDKYASFFGTTADALIGADVLDHVPEEIRQKTIDDLAGLTPDEPIRTNETPHVQRDGSICWIHWTLVAVFDGRKVAEVVSVGRDISDIKKQQRRVEEQTIELQRKNEALNQFTATVSHDLKAPLRHIAMFSDMIAEDILSGETDELQQHADYVRKSALRMQRLVDSLLEYSQIAYQIANRQGVELRNVVDEALQLLDGHIRDADAQIEIGELPKVVGDPELLKRLAQNLIGNAIKYRKTGAPAKVRIYGRQASDIADLVIEDEGIGVDPKFERKIFDVFQRLHPDESVYKGTGIGLALAKRIAESHGGTISLDTEYGPGARFVVTFPISPASPRNQSWATHQKS
- a CDS encoding PAS domain-containing protein, producing the protein MAFLQEHFVRALFEDFPGAVFLVDSSKLIRGANTAATRMFLHSAEEMTGQPARLLFATDEEYQSCITKRARENITAASVDSVYRFLRRDGSTFTGQMRSTLVTDAREGMTALSASSTTCRAFSNSNANARKRATCSMPRWRRSRRVSPSSTGRSD
- the sufA gene encoding Fe-S cluster assembly scaffold SufA, which gives rise to MGFAVMSLTAAAADRVNAIVENAGPGAAGIRVGIKKGGCAGMEYSVDLVTEPNPKDDLIERDGAKVWVAPEAVLYLLGTEMDFEVTTLRSGFTFQNPNQTSACGCGESVELKPADLAALAARGDAVVRAE
- a CDS encoding SUF system Fe-S cluster assembly protein; the protein is MSLEATEEKVDAREGIVNSAIPAEELARLSDDIIGALKTVYDPEIPADIFELGLIYKIDIEDDRMVKIDMTLTAPGCPVAGEMPGWVENAVGAVEGVSGVEVRMVFDPPWTPDRMSEEAQVAVGWY
- a CDS encoding cysteine desulfurase, whose protein sequence is MDTTPAAKGYDVEAIRRDFPILSRTVYGKPLVYLDNGASAQKPKVVIDAISNAYSNEYANVHRGLHFLSNAATEAYEGAREKVRRFLNAPSVDNIVFTKSSTEAINTVAHGYGMPKIGEGDEIVISIMEHHSNIVPWHFIRERQGAKLVWAPIDDQGAFHVEDFVKCLTDRTKLIAITHMSNALGTIVPVKEICRIARERGIPVLVDGSQGAVHMPVDVQDIDCDWYVMTGHKLYGPSGIGVLYGKSDRLKEMRPFQGGGEMIFEVTEDIVTYNDPPHRFEAGTPPIVQAIGLGYALDYMESVGRAAIAAHEADLASYAHERLSSINSLRIFGTAPGKGSIFAFELEGIHAHDVSMVIDRAGVAVRAGTHCAQPLLKRFGVTSTCRASFGMYNTRAEIDVLADALDHARKFFA
- the sufD gene encoding Fe-S cluster assembly protein SufD, with product MNMQAGIKLTAAEAALVEAYNEKIGDLPGDGAVIAARDVLLSDLKSTGLPTRRNEAWHYTDLKTLMRTVPETNPTTGAVRMPALVDGSAVLAVVNGTSDPKVSYPGFDVRPFKDALGDGSAAPLLLAHGADDAIGRINGAFVHDGYTVVFPAGTERDTPVEIQAVQDSGQTHTRFPVHFGAGSKLTVIERHLAAGESAGLVTSVSDIKLEDGAEITWIIVQQQSSADTHLGQFKVELGANTKLRLFIVNAGGKLVRQEAHVVVSGEGSDLTLRGINLLGGESHTDVTFTVGHDVPHTTSTEIIRNVVFDRAKGVFQGQIRVAPDAQKTDAKMSCNTLLLSDEAEFSSKPELEIFADDVQCGHGATVIDIDHTQLFYLQARGIPENIARAMLVNAFVAEIVEELEDEPLVEVLEALISAWLERHA
- the sufC gene encoding Fe-S cluster assembly ATPase SufC — encoded protein: MLEIKNLHARIAEDGTEIIRGLNLTVKAGEVAAIMGPNGSGKSTLSYILSGREDYEVTDGDILYNGESILELDPSERAAKGIFLAFQYPVEIPGVATMQFLKVAMNEQRKARGEDELTTPDFMRRVKEAAAELKIEPEMLRRPLNVGFSGGEKKRAEILQMSLLEPKLCILDETDSGLDIDALKIVADGVNALRSPDRAIIVITHYQRLLDYIVPDTVHVLYKGQVIKSGDKTLAHDLEANGYADIIDAAA
- the sufB gene encoding Fe-S cluster assembly protein SufB, producing the protein MPAVQETIDQVRQIDVDQYKYGFETTIEMDKAPKGLSEDIIRFISAKKNEPEWMLEWRLEAYRRWLTLEEPTWARVEYPKIDFNDLYYYAAPKNQTGPKSIDEVDPELLRTYEKLGIPLREQEILAGVQTSKIAVDAVFDSVSVVTTFKEELKKVGVIFMSISEAIREYPDLVKKYLGTVVPTTDNFYATLNSAVFTDGSFVFVPKGVRCPMELSTYFRINEKNTGQFERTLIIAEEGAYVSYLEGCTAPQRDENQLHAAVVELVALDDAEIKYSTVQNWYPGDKEGKGGIYNFVTKRGDCRGKNSKISWTQVETGSAITWKYPSCILRGDNSRGEFYSIAVSNGHQQIDSGTKMIHLGKNTSSRIISKGIAAGFSQNTYRGQVSTHRRAENARNFTQCDSLLIGDKCGAHTVPYIEARNATAQFEHEATTSKISEDQLFYCLQRGIPEEAAIALIVNGFVKEVIQELPMEFAVEAQKLIGISLEGSVG
- a CDS encoding cysteine desulfurase family protein, with the translated sequence MSRKARTYLDWNATAPILPVAREAILAALDLVGNPSSVHGEGRAARTIIEAARRDVAALVQAEPANVVFTSGATEAANLVLTPDFRMGRTPLKMSLLYVSAIEHPAVREGGRFAKGDVSEIPVTSDGVLDVAALSRALEVHDRETGLPLVAVMLANNETGIVQPVRDVAELVHRHGGLLLVDAVQAAGRMKLSIAELGADFLILSAHKLGGPKGAGALVSRGEVLMPAPLIRGGGQEKGHRSGTENLPAIAGFGAAAKFACADIEMRSERLETLRARMEERMVELAPGMTIHGRAQERLANTCFFSLPGLKSETGQIAFDLEGVAISAGSACSSGKVGESHVLTAMGFDAGLGGLRVSLGTDTAEADIDHFLSAFERVVSRRRQGVAAA
- a CDS encoding alpha/beta hydrolase; amino-acid sequence: MPEVIFNGPAGRLEGRYQPSKQKNAPIAIILHPHPQFGGTMNNQIVYQLFYMFQKRGFTTLRFNFRGIGRSQGEFDHGAGELSDAASALDWVQSLHPDSKSCWVAGYSFGAWIGMQLLMRRPEIEGFISVAPQPNIYDFSFLAPCPSSGLIINGDADKVAPEKDVNGLVEKLKAQKGILITHRTVPGANHFFNGQVETLIAECEDYLDRRLAGELTPEPAAKRIR